A window of the Thunnus albacares chromosome 15, fThuAlb1.1, whole genome shotgun sequence genome harbors these coding sequences:
- the kcnf1b gene encoding potassium voltage-gated channel subfamily F member 1 produces the protein MWTIPKPKYKTGLCADGEAEITVNIGGVRVVLFGDVLNRYPESRLAELVNCSTQNYEVISSLCDDFDPGRKEFYFDRDPDAFKCIIDVYYFDEIHIKRGICPICFIKEMEFWKIDQSVLDECCKSYLSEKEEELKEIANKVKVILEDLEVDQCITRTQRCQRFLWKLMEKPGSSLPARIIAIASFLSILVSAVVMCVGTIPELQVTDADGKLVEHPTLEGIETACMLWFTAEYLLRLASSPNKLHFALSFMNIIDFMAIMPFYVVLSLTYLGTTSMMELANVQQAVQALRIMRIARIFKLARHSSGLQTLTYALKRSLKELGLLLMYMGVGIFVFSALAYTMEQSHPETLFRSIPQSFWWAIITMTTVGYGDIYPKTTLGKCNAAVSFLCGVIAIALPIHPIINNFVVFYNKQKVLETAAKHEVELMELKSGRDARRKSSN, from the coding sequence ATGTGGACGATTCCGAAACCAAAATACAAGACCGGTTTGTGCGCCGATGGTGAGGCTGAGATTACTGTGAACATTGGCGGAGTCCGAGTGGTACTTTTCGGGGATGTTTTGAATCGCTACCCGGAGAGCAGACTGGCAGAGTTGGTGAACTGCTCAACTCAGAATTATGAAGTTATCTCTTCGCTATGTGACGATTTCGATCCTGGCAGAAAAGAGTTTTACTTTGACCGAGATCCTGATGCCTTCAAGTGCATCATCGACGTCTACTACTTTGATGAAATCCACATCAAACGCGGCATTTGCCCCATCTGTTTCATCAAGGAGATGGAGTTCTGGAAAATAGACCAAAGTGTTTTAGACGAATGCTGTAAAAGTTACCTGagtgagaaggaggaggagctgaaagAGATTGCAAACAAAGTGAAAGTGATTTTGGAGGATCTGGAGGTCGACCAGTGCATTACGCGCACCCAGCGGTGCCAGAGGTTCCTGTGGAAACTGATGGAGAAGCCGGGTTCCTCCCTGCCGGCGCGCATAATTGCCATCGCATCGTTCCTCTCCATCCTGGTCTCGGCCGTGGTGATGTGCGTGGGGACCATCCCGGAGCTTCAGGTGACAGACGCCGATGGGAAGCTCGTGGAGCACCCGACCTTAGAGGGGATCGAGACCGCCTGCATGTTATGGTTCACCGCGGAGTACCTGCTGCGTCTTGCCTCCTCTCCGAACAAGCTGCACTTCGCGCTCTCTTTCATGAACATTATAGACTTCATGGCCATCATGCCTTTCTACGTGGTGCTATCCCTTACCTACCTCGGCACTACCTCTATGATGGAGCTGGCAAACGTCCAACAGGCTGTCCAGGCCCTCCGCATCATGCGTATCGCGCGTATTTTCAAGTTGGCGCGCCACTCCTCCGGGCTGCAGACTCTGACCTACGCGCTCAAGAGGAGCCTCAAAGAGCTGGGGCTGCTCCTCATGTACATGGGCGTGGGGATCTTTGTGTTCTCGGCGCTGGCCTACACCATGGAGCAAAGCCATCCGGAGACGCTTTTCAGGAGCATCCCGCAGTCTTTCTGGTGGGCCATCATCACCATGACCACGGTGGGCTACGGAGACATCTACCCCAAAACCACGCTCGGCAAGTGCAACGCAGCAGTGAGTTTTCTGTGCGGGGTGATCGCCATCGCCTTACCCATCCACCCCATCATAAATAACTTTGTGGTCTTCTACAATAAGCAGAAAGTGCTGGAGACTGCGGCGAAACACGAAGTGGAACTGATGGAGCTGAAGTCCGGCAGGGACGCGCGAAGAAAAAGCAGTAATTAA